A single genomic interval of Hevea brasiliensis isolate MT/VB/25A 57/8 chromosome 4, ASM3005281v1, whole genome shotgun sequence harbors:
- the LOC110673223 gene encoding uncharacterized protein LOC110673223: MRFGEYIIKGSTIGADSRVMLWINNRAIQQRQAPSVSHLFFADDSLLFFRAKERECLKIEEILTVYERASSPAVNFQKSGLFFSANISERDRDLFSGVLEVFNPLNHGRYLGLPPLIGSNKRQNFAYVRDRLWKRIHGWQERLLSQAGKEILIKSVAQAIPAYCMSVFLLPISLCEEL, translated from the exons atgcgttttggtgaatatataaTCAAAGGATCAACAATTGGTGCAGATTCAAGAGTAATGCTTTGGATCAACAATCGTGCGATTCAACAGAGGCAA GCTCCTAGTGTGTCTCACTTATTTTTTGCTGATGATAGTCTCCTTTTCTTTAGAGCCAAGGAGAGGGAATGTCTCAAAATTGAAGAGATTTTGACTGTGTATGAGCGAGCATCAAGCCCAGCAGTTAATTTTCAGAAATCTGGGTTATTCTTTAGTGCAAATATTTCAGAAAGGGACAGAGATTTATTTTCTGGGGTACTTGAAGTGTTTAACCCTTTGAATCATGGCCGATATTTAGGGCTTCCTCCTCTTATTGGCAGTAATAAAAgacaaaattttgcttatgtgagAGATAGACTGTGGAAGCGGATTCATGGTTGGCAAGAGAGATTACTATCTCAGGCAGGGAAGGAGATACTTATCAAGTCAGTGGCTCAGGCTATTCCGGCTTATTGTATGAGTGTTTTTTTGCTTCCTATCTCTTTGTGTGAGGAGCTCTAA
- the LOC110673275 gene encoding pentatricopeptide repeat-containing protein At5g43790 isoform X1 — translation MKSPNPVFTHPILQLLQKCRTLDTLKQIHAQMIATGLTLHTYPLSRLLLFSSTLNITYTLSVFNQIPNSTIFLFNTLISSLVNQKHHTHIAFSLYRRILSHKTVKPNSYTYPSLFKACGLHPWVHHGLALHTHVLKFLEPTYDHFVQASLLNYYANSGKLGVARYLFDQISKPDLATWNSILAAYASNASDISAYNGRSGSEDVTSLSVETLYLFNEMLYSLVRPNEVTLVALISACANLGALCLGAWAHAYILKNNLRLNRYVGTAFIGMYSKCGCIGLAYQLFDRLSQRDTSCYNSMIGGLAIHGYGHRALDLYEKMKREGLAPDHITFVVTMCACSHIGSVDEGCKIFDSIKEIYGIEPTLEHYGCVIDLLGRAGQLTEAEEKMRNMPMKPNAILWRSLLGAARVHGNLEIGEVALKHLMELEPETSGNYVLLSNMYAGINKWEDVKKIRKLMKDQGIIKIPGSSLVEMGGAMHEFITGDKTHPLSEEIYLKLEEINRRLQEYGHKPRIKEVLFDIEEEEKEDALSYHSERLAIAFALIAADSSAPIRIIKNLRICGDCHASTKLISMIYGRQIIVRDRNRFHHFNDGTCSCLDYW, via the coding sequence ATGAAATCTCCAAACCCAGTTTTCACTCACCCAATACTGCAACTCCTACAAAAATGCAGAACACTGGACACCCTCAAGCAAATCCATGCTCAAATGATAGCAACTGGTCTTACCCTCCACACATACCCTCTTAGTAGACTCCTCCTCTTCTCCTCCACCCTTAACATAACCTATACTCTTTCTGTTTTTAACCAAATACCAAACTCAACAATATTCCTCTTCAACACTCTCATTTCCTCCCTCGTCAATCAAAAACACCATACCCACATTGCCTTCTCTCTCTATCGCCGTATTCTGTCTCACAAGACTGTTAAACCCAATAGTTACACCTATCCATCTCTATTCAAAGCTTGTGGGTTACACCCGTGGGTCCATCATGGCTTAGCCCTCCACACCCATGTGTTGAAATTCCTTGAACCCACTTATGATCACTTTGTTCAGGCCTCTTTGCTAAATTACTATGCGAATTCTGGCAAGTTAGGTGTGGCTAGATATTTGTTCGATCAAATTAGCAAACCTGATTTAGCCACTTGGAATTCTATTTTGGCTGCTTATGCAAGTAATGCTAGCGATATCTCTGCTTATAATGGCAGAAGTGGTAGTGAAGATGTTACTAGTTTGTCAGTAGAGACGTTATACTTGTTCAATGAGATGCTATATTCCTTAGTTAGGCCTAATGAAGTTACCCTTGTAGCTCTAATTAGTGCTTGTGCTAATTTGGGTGCTCTTTGTTTAGGCGCGTGGGCACATGCATATATACTAAAGAACAATCTTAGATTGAATCGCTATGTGGGTACGGCTTTTATTGGGATGTATTCAAAATGTGGATGTATAGGTTTAGCATATCAATTGTTTGATCGATTGTCTCAAAGGGATACATCGTGTTACAATTCGATGATTGGGGGTTTAGCAATTCATGGTTATGGGCACAGAGCGCTAGACCTTTATGAGAAAATGAAACGTGAGGGTCTAGCTCCTGATCACATAACATTTGTAGTCACAATGTGTGCTTGCTCGCATATTGGCTCAGTAGATGAAGGTTGCAAAATCTTTGATTCTATAAAAGAGATTTATGGTATTGAGCCTACACTTGAGCATTATGGATGCGTAATTGATCTTCTAGGTCGAGCCGGGCAACTCACAGAAGCTGAAGAAAAGATGAGGAACATGCCGATGAAACCAAATGCAATATTATGGAGATCTTTACTTGGGGCAGCAAGAGTTCATGGGAATTTGGAGATAGGAGAGGTTGCACTTAAGCATCTAATGGAACTAGAACCAGAAACTAGTGGCAACTATGTGCTTTTGTCAAATATGTATGCAGGCATTAATAAATGGGAAGATGTGAAGAAAATTAGGAAATTGATGAAAGATCAGGGGATCATTAAAATTCCTGGAAGTAGTTTAGTTGAGATGGGCGGTGCAATGCATGAGTTCATCACAGGTGACAAAACACACCCACTTTCAGAAGAGATTTATTTGAAGCTTGAAGAGATAAATAGAAGGTTACAAGAATATGGTCATAAGCCAAGAATCAAAGAAGTGTTATTTGACATAGAGGAGGAAGAGAAAGAAGATGCCTTGTCATACCATAGTGAAAGGCTAGCAATTGCATTTGCTCTTATTGCAGCTGACTCCAGTGCTCCTATTAGAATAATAAAGAATCTTCGTATCTGTGGTGATTGCCATGCAAGTACTAAGCTTATATCAATGATATATGGGAGACAGATAATAGTAAGGGATAGAAATAGATTTCATCATTTTAATGATGGTACTTGTTCTTGTCTGGATTATTGGTAA
- the LOC110673275 gene encoding pentatricopeptide repeat-containing protein At5g43790 isoform X2, with translation MKSPNPVFTHPILQLLQKCRTLDTLKQIHAQMIATGLTLHTYPLSRLLLFSSTLNITYTLSVFNQIPNSTIFLFNTLISSLVNQKHHTHIAFSLYRRILSHKTVKPNSYTYPSLFKACGLHPWVHHGLALHTHVLKFLEPTYDHFVQASLLNYYANSGKLGVARYLFDQISKPDLATWNSILAAYASAWAHAYILKNNLRLNRYVGTAFIGMYSKCGCIGLAYQLFDRLSQRDTSCYNSMIGGLAIHGYGHRALDLYEKMKREGLAPDHITFVVTMCACSHIGSVDEGCKIFDSIKEIYGIEPTLEHYGCVIDLLGRAGQLTEAEEKMRNMPMKPNAILWRSLLGAARVHGNLEIGEVALKHLMELEPETSGNYVLLSNMYAGINKWEDVKKIRKLMKDQGIIKIPGSSLVEMGGAMHEFITGDKTHPLSEEIYLKLEEINRRLQEYGHKPRIKEVLFDIEEEEKEDALSYHSERLAIAFALIAADSSAPIRIIKNLRICGDCHASTKLISMIYGRQIIVRDRNRFHHFNDGTCSCLDYW, from the exons ATGAAATCTCCAAACCCAGTTTTCACTCACCCAATACTGCAACTCCTACAAAAATGCAGAACACTGGACACCCTCAAGCAAATCCATGCTCAAATGATAGCAACTGGTCTTACCCTCCACACATACCCTCTTAGTAGACTCCTCCTCTTCTCCTCCACCCTTAACATAACCTATACTCTTTCTGTTTTTAACCAAATACCAAACTCAACAATATTCCTCTTCAACACTCTCATTTCCTCCCTCGTCAATCAAAAACACCATACCCACATTGCCTTCTCTCTCTATCGCCGTATTCTGTCTCACAAGACTGTTAAACCCAATAGTTACACCTATCCATCTCTATTCAAAGCTTGTGGGTTACACCCGTGGGTCCATCATGGCTTAGCCCTCCACACCCATGTGTTGAAATTCCTTGAACCCACTTATGATCACTTTGTTCAGGCCTCTTTGCTAAATTACTATGCGAATTCTGGCAAGTTAGGTGTGGCTAGATATTTGTTCGATCAAATTAGCAAACCTGATTTAGCCACTTGGAATTCTATTTTGGCTGCTTATGCAA GCGCGTGGGCACATGCATATATACTAAAGAACAATCTTAGATTGAATCGCTATGTGGGTACGGCTTTTATTGGGATGTATTCAAAATGTGGATGTATAGGTTTAGCATATCAATTGTTTGATCGATTGTCTCAAAGGGATACATCGTGTTACAATTCGATGATTGGGGGTTTAGCAATTCATGGTTATGGGCACAGAGCGCTAGACCTTTATGAGAAAATGAAACGTGAGGGTCTAGCTCCTGATCACATAACATTTGTAGTCACAATGTGTGCTTGCTCGCATATTGGCTCAGTAGATGAAGGTTGCAAAATCTTTGATTCTATAAAAGAGATTTATGGTATTGAGCCTACACTTGAGCATTATGGATGCGTAATTGATCTTCTAGGTCGAGCCGGGCAACTCACAGAAGCTGAAGAAAAGATGAGGAACATGCCGATGAAACCAAATGCAATATTATGGAGATCTTTACTTGGGGCAGCAAGAGTTCATGGGAATTTGGAGATAGGAGAGGTTGCACTTAAGCATCTAATGGAACTAGAACCAGAAACTAGTGGCAACTATGTGCTTTTGTCAAATATGTATGCAGGCATTAATAAATGGGAAGATGTGAAGAAAATTAGGAAATTGATGAAAGATCAGGGGATCATTAAAATTCCTGGAAGTAGTTTAGTTGAGATGGGCGGTGCAATGCATGAGTTCATCACAGGTGACAAAACACACCCACTTTCAGAAGAGATTTATTTGAAGCTTGAAGAGATAAATAGAAGGTTACAAGAATATGGTCATAAGCCAAGAATCAAAGAAGTGTTATTTGACATAGAGGAGGAAGAGAAAGAAGATGCCTTGTCATACCATAGTGAAAGGCTAGCAATTGCATTTGCTCTTATTGCAGCTGACTCCAGTGCTCCTATTAGAATAATAAAGAATCTTCGTATCTGTGGTGATTGCCATGCAAGTACTAAGCTTATATCAATGATATATGGGAGACAGATAATAGTAAGGGATAGAAATAGATTTCATCATTTTAATGATGGTACTTGTTCTTGTCTGGATTATTGGTAA
- the LOC110673276 gene encoding ATP sulfurylase 1, chloroplastic isoform X1, whose product MASLTNLFTKTTFPSHSLSKSFNTHFAPPLKLSFTSKLQPKRVAVRIRAGLIKPDGGKLVELFVDKSQQDVKRKEAISLPKIKLTKIDLQWVHVLSEGWASPLQGFMRESEFLQTLHFNSLRLEDGSVVNMSVPIVLAIDDLQKQRIGESKRVALVDSEDNTVAILSDIEIYKHPKEERIARTWGTTAPGLPYVEEAITQSGNWLIGGDLEVIEPIKYHDGLDRFRMSPAELREEFTKRNADAVFAFQLRNPVHNGHALLMTDTRRRLLEMGYKNPVLLLHPLGGYTKADDVPLSWRMKQHEKVLEDGVLDPETTVVSIFPSPMHYAGPTEVQWHAKARINAGANFYIVGRDPAGMSHPVEKRDLYDADHGKKVLSMAPGLERLNILPFKVAAYDKTQGKMAFFDPTRPQDFLFISGTKMRTLARNKENPPDGFMCPGGWKVLVEYYDSVAPADSGKVPEPVPA is encoded by the exons ATGGCTTCCCTGACCAACCTCTTCACCAAAACCACTTTTCCATCTCACTCCCTTTCCAAATCCTTCAATACCCATTTCGCCCCTCCTCTCAAACTTTCCTTCACTTCCAAACTTCAACCAAAAAGGGTGGCGGTCCGAATTCGAGCCGGCTTGATTAAACCGGACGGTGGCAAACTGGTTGAGCTCTTCGTTGATAAGTCCCAGCAGGATGTTAAAAGGAAAGAAGCGATTTCATTGCCTAAGATTAAGTTGACGAAGATTGATTTACAATGGGTTCATGTGTTGAGCGAAGGTTGGGCCAGTCCACTCCAAGGATTCATGAGAGAATCCGAGTTCCTCCAAACTCTTCATTTTAACTCTCTCCGTCTGGAAGACGGGTCGGTTGTTAACATGTCGGTGCCGATTGTGCTCGCTATCGACGATTTGCAGAAGCAGCGGATCGGCGAGTCCAAAAGGGTCGCTCTTGTTGACTCTGAGGATAACACGGTTGCGATTTTGAGCGA TATTGAGATCTACAAGCACCCCAAGGAAGAACGGATTGCAAGAACATGGGGAACTACTGCCCCTGGTCTACCTTATGTTGAAGAAGCTATAACCCAGTCTGGAAACTGGTTGATTGGGGGGGACTTGGAAGTTATAGAACCAATTAAGTACCATGATGGTCTTGATCGATTTCGAATGTCACCTGCAGAACTCCGCGAGGAATTTACTAAGCGCAATGCAGATGCTGTCTTTGCTTTTCAGCTCAGAAATCCTGTGCACAACGGCCATGCTTTACTAATGACAGATACTCGCAGGCGGCTTCTTGAGATGGGTTATAAGAACCCTGTCCTTTTGCTTCATCCATTGGGAGGCTACACAAAGGCAGATGATGTTCCACTTAGTTGGCGGATGAAACAACATGAGAAG GTGCTTGAAGATGGAGTACTTGATCCAGAGACAACTGTGGTTTCTATATTCCCCTCCCCCATGCACTATGCTGGTCCGACCGAGGTGCAGTGGCATGCAAAAGCTCGGATTAATGCAGGAGCTAACTTTTACATTGTGGGTAGAGATCCGGCTGGAATGAGCCATCCTGTTGAGAAAAGAGATTTATATGACGCCGACCATGGGAAAAAGGTGTTGAGTATGGCTCCTGGATTGGAGCGGCTAAACATCCTTCCTTTCAAG GTTGCTGCATATGATAAAACTCAGGGGAAAATGGCATTCTTTGATCCCACGAGGCCTCAAGACTTCCTTTTCATATCTGGCACCAAG ATGCGAACACTTGCGAGAAACAAAGAGAACCCTCCTGATGGATTTATGTGCCCTGGCGGCTGGAAAGTGCTGGTTGAATACTATGACAGTGTGGCTCCAGCGGACAGTGGCAAAGTCCCAGAACCTGTTCCAGCTTAG
- the LOC110673276 gene encoding ATP sulfurylase 1, chloroplastic isoform X2: MEMNVKCTLKLALEGLDFYGGCDDGIEIYKHPKEERIARTWGTTAPGLPYVEEAITQSGNWLIGGDLEVIEPIKYHDGLDRFRMSPAELREEFTKRNADAVFAFQLRNPVHNGHALLMTDTRRRLLEMGYKNPVLLLHPLGGYTKADDVPLSWRMKQHEKVLEDGVLDPETTVVSIFPSPMHYAGPTEVQWHAKARINAGANFYIVGRDPAGMSHPVEKRDLYDADHGKKVLSMAPGLERLNILPFKVAAYDKTQGKMAFFDPTRPQDFLFISGTKMRTLARNKENPPDGFMCPGGWKVLVEYYDSVAPADSGKVPEPVPA, encoded by the exons atggaaatgaatgtgaagTGTACTCTAAAGTTGGCGTTAGAAGGTTTAGATTTTTATGGTGGCTGTGATGATGG TATTGAGATCTACAAGCACCCCAAGGAAGAACGGATTGCAAGAACATGGGGAACTACTGCCCCTGGTCTACCTTATGTTGAAGAAGCTATAACCCAGTCTGGAAACTGGTTGATTGGGGGGGACTTGGAAGTTATAGAACCAATTAAGTACCATGATGGTCTTGATCGATTTCGAATGTCACCTGCAGAACTCCGCGAGGAATTTACTAAGCGCAATGCAGATGCTGTCTTTGCTTTTCAGCTCAGAAATCCTGTGCACAACGGCCATGCTTTACTAATGACAGATACTCGCAGGCGGCTTCTTGAGATGGGTTATAAGAACCCTGTCCTTTTGCTTCATCCATTGGGAGGCTACACAAAGGCAGATGATGTTCCACTTAGTTGGCGGATGAAACAACATGAGAAG GTGCTTGAAGATGGAGTACTTGATCCAGAGACAACTGTGGTTTCTATATTCCCCTCCCCCATGCACTATGCTGGTCCGACCGAGGTGCAGTGGCATGCAAAAGCTCGGATTAATGCAGGAGCTAACTTTTACATTGTGGGTAGAGATCCGGCTGGAATGAGCCATCCTGTTGAGAAAAGAGATTTATATGACGCCGACCATGGGAAAAAGGTGTTGAGTATGGCTCCTGGATTGGAGCGGCTAAACATCCTTCCTTTCAAG GTTGCTGCATATGATAAAACTCAGGGGAAAATGGCATTCTTTGATCCCACGAGGCCTCAAGACTTCCTTTTCATATCTGGCACCAAG ATGCGAACACTTGCGAGAAACAAAGAGAACCCTCCTGATGGATTTATGTGCCCTGGCGGCTGGAAAGTGCTGGTTGAATACTATGACAGTGTGGCTCCAGCGGACAGTGGCAAAGTCCCAGAACCTGTTCCAGCTTAG
- the LOC110673222 gene encoding putative calcium-transporting ATPase 13, plasma membrane-type, with product MGTQLHHNLVQTPTSNGKHLKKWRLAFDAIFFSKTLLYVAKNAVKQQLNGRLLRTLSYTAIDIKTQTEHFDKVSLSKLVEEENLDQLRSFGGVDGVVAALKSDAKNGIRDDHADVFNRQMAFGSNTYERPPAKSLFNFVLKAFKDPMIILAVVCSAFSLGFGIRKHGLTKGWSDGGSIFLAISIVIMASSVSNYWPNRQFNKLSQISYTMKVEVVRSGWRQHIPVDQIVVGDVVCLRIGDKIPADGLFLHGHLLSIDKSSLTMNIDIVAVNCHLNPFLWSGSMVADGYALMLVTSVGMNTKWGKMLSTKWKDPHETTPIQARLQAITSLTSKVGLMVASLVFLVWLVHYFKGEMRNGYVPGKTEFHEVFCEMVGILATVIAIAAGAVAEGLPLAVVITLAYSMKSMTNNHTIVRKHSACEAIASATTICTKLNQMAVTKFWLGQGFIEQGAYSQVAPTIIELLHQAVGLHTTQNSSKVSSFIWTPIEKAIICWAIQEMGMNTRELKETCSILHGEAFDSKKRRGGFLMKKNNDNTIHVHWKGTPEAILAMCSQYYDTTGIVKAIDYDTREKLNHVAQVMATDGLQCVAFAHKKTSIDLYENGISHQLIEDDCLAFIGLVGVKDLCQPGVQKAVEDCQYAGVNIKMVTRDGVLVARAIATECGILKPEQSMESEVVEGAEFQNYTEEERMAKVDKIRVMASASPSDILLMVKYLRQKGHMVAVIGTDTEDAAALREADIGISMGIQAADVAKESSDIVILDDFVSVVNVLKWGRTMFNQIQIFAQFQLTLSITSLAIDFVTAVSASEPPTIKIVATISSGEIPFAALQVLWVKLIMGTLAAVALATGQPSKELMKCPVDGKPLITNIMWRNILAQAIYHVAILLTIHFKGKAIFGVNEEVKDTMMFNTFVLCQVFNKFNARELKKKNIFKRIHKNKLFVGIIGAIIILQVVMVEFLKRFAGTERLNWEQWGASIGIAAMSWPVAWYVKRIPVPNKPFFNYLKWKN from the coding sequence ATGGGTACTCAGCTCCATCACAACTTGGTTCAAACCCCCACCAGTAATGGCAAGCACCTCAAAAAATGGCGCCTAGCCTTTGATGCCATCTTTTTTTCTAAAACACTGCTCTATGTTGCCAAAAACGCTGTAAAACAGCAGTTAAATGGCAGACTATTGCGCACTCTGTCCTACACGGCAATTGATATCAAGACACAGACTGAGCACTTTGATAAAGTAAGTCTCTCCAAGCTTGTGGAGGAGGAAAATCTTGACCAACTTAGAAGTTTTGGTGGGGTTGATGGTGTTGTTGCAGCCCTGAAAAGTGATGCAAAGAATGGAATCAGAGATGATCATGCAGATGTTTTCAATCGACAAATGGCCTTTGGTTCAAACACGTATGAAAGGCCACCAGCAAAAAGCTTGTTCAACTTTGTGTTAAAGGCCTTCAAAGATCCCATGATCATCCTTGCGGTTGTGTGCAGTGCCTTTTCTCTTGGGTTTGGTATTAGAAAGCATGGACTGACAAAAGGATGGAGTGACGGAGGCAGCATATTTCTCGCTATTTCTATAGTTATCATGGCATCTTCTGTCAGCAACTACTGGCCCAACAGACAATTCAACAAGCTGTCCCAAATCAGTTACACTATGAAGGTGGAAGTTGTCAGGAGTGGGTGGAGGCAGCATATCCCAGTTGATCAAATTGTGGTAGGAGATGTTGTTTGTCTAAGGATTGGGGATAAAATTCCCGCTGATGGGTTGTTCTTACACGGCCATTTATTATCAATTGATAAATCAAGCCTGACAATGAACATTGACATCGTGGCTGTTAACTGTCATCTGAATCCCTTTTTGTGGTCTGGCTCTATGGTGGCAGATGGGTATGCCCTGATGCTTGTCACATCTGTTGGCATGAACACAAAATGGGGCAAGATGCTTAGCACAAAATGGAAAGATCCACATGAAACGACACCTATACAGGCCCGGCTGCAAGCAATAACTTCTTTAACCAGTAAAGTTGGCTTGATGGTAGCTTCATTGGTTTTCTTGGTGTGGTTGGTTCATTACTTCAAGGGGGAAATGAGAAACGGATATGTGCCAGGCAAGACagaatttcatgaagttttctgtGAGATGGTTGGAATACTAGCCACTGTAATTGCTATTGCAGCAGGAGCAGTTGCAGAGGGCTTACCATTGGCTGTTGTAATCACTCTTGCTTATTCAATGAAGAGTATGACAAATAATCACACTATTGTCAGAAAACATTCAGCCTGTGAGGCAATAGCCTCAGCCACCACCATCTGCACAAAATTGAATCAGATGGCAGTAACAAAGTTTTGGTTAGGGCAAGGATTCATTGAACAAGGTGCCTACTCACAAGTTGCACCAACCATCATTGAATTGCTCCACCAAGCAGTTGGTCTACACACAACTCAAAACTCTTCAAAAGTTTCCTCATTCATTTGGACTCCAATAGAAAAGGCGATCATTTGTTGGGCCATCCAGGAGATGGGCATGAATACTCGGGAATTGAAGGAAACCTGCAGCATTCTACATGGTGAAGCATTTGATTCAAAGAAGAGACGTGGTGGGTTTTTGATGAAGAAGAATAATGATAATACAATCCATGTGCACTGGAAAGGGACACCAGAGGCTATACTAGCCATGTGTTCACAATATTATGACACAACAGGGATTGTCAAAGCCATTGATTATGATACAAGGGAGAAACTGAATCACGTAGCTCAAGTAATGGCAACTGATGGACTTCAATGCGTTGCTTTTGCACATAAAAAAACTTCCATAGATCTTTATGAAAATGGAATATCCCATCAATTAATAGAAGATGATTGCTTGGCATTCATAGGATTAGTTGGTGTAAAGGATCTATGCCAACCTGGGGTTCAAAAAGCTGTAGAAGATTGCCAATATGCTGGAGTGAACATCAAAATGGTAACAAGAGATGGAGTTTTAGTTGCAAGAGCTATAGCAACTGAATGTGGCATACTCAAGCCTGAACAAAGCATGGAGAGTGAAGTAGTAGAAGGGGCAGAATTTCAAAATTACACAGAAGAGGAGAGAATGGCAAAGGTTGATAAAATTCGTGTGATGGCAAGTGCCTCTCCTTCTGACATTCTTCTTATGGTGAAATATTTAAGACAAAAAGGCCACATGGTGGCAGTTATTGGTACTGACACAGAGGATGCAGCTGCTTTGAGGGAAGCTGATATAGGCATCTCTATGGGGATTCAGGCCGCTGATGTAGCCAAAGAGAGCTCTGACATAGTCATATTGGATGATTTTGTTTCTGTTGTCAATGTTTTGAAATGGGGGAGAACTATGTTTAACCAAATCCAGATATTTGCTCAGTTCCAGCTCACACTGAGCATTACTTCACTAGCGATTGACTTTGTGACAGCAGTTTCAGCTAGTGAGCCACCAACCATCAAAATTGTAGCTACCATCTCATCCGGAGAAATCCCATTTGCAGCTCTACAAGTTTTGTGGGTGAAGCTAATCATGGGTACATTGGCTGCTGTGGCTCTTGCTACAGGGCAACCCTCTAAGGAGCTCATGAAGTGTCCAGTGGATGGAAAACCTCTTATAACCAACATCATGTGGAGAAACATATTAGCGCAAGCTATCTACCACGTAGCTATCCTATTGACCATACATTTCAAGGGCAAAGCAATCTTCGGCGTGAATGAGGAGGTAAAAGACACTATGATGTTCAATACTTTTGTTCTTTGTCAAGTATTTAATAAATTCAATGCAAGAGAGCTAAAGAAGAAGAACATCTTTAAGAGGATACACAAGAACAAATTGTTTGTAGGCATCATAGGGGCAATAATTATTCTTCAAGTCGTGATGGTGGAATTTCTAAAGAGGTTTGCTGGTACAGAGAGGCTGAATTGGGAGCAATGGGGTGCTAGCATTGGAATCGCAGCTATGTCATGGCCAGTTGCTTGGTATGTCAAGCGGATACCTGTCCCAAACAAACCATTTTTTAACTATCTAAAGTGGAAGAATTAG